One window of Xanthomonas sp. 10-10 genomic DNA carries:
- a CDS encoding PspC domain-containing protein: MATTALSRSLNDRMIAGVVGGIARRLGWSSTLLRILFVIVSIASAAFPGILVYLILWLLIPNQAD, translated from the coding sequence ATGGCCACCACTGCACTGTCCCGCTCCCTCAATGACCGCATGATCGCCGGCGTCGTCGGCGGCATCGCGCGCCGTCTCGGTTGGAGCTCAACGCTGCTGCGCATCCTGTTCGTGATCGTCTCGATCGCCTCGGCTGCGTTTCCCGGCATCCTGGTCTACCTGATCCTGTGGCTGCTGATCCCCAATCAGGCCGACTGA
- a CDS encoding Tex family protein, protein MHDSQLAQQIARTIADEIGAQPAQARAAIALLDEGASVPFIARYRKEVTGGLDDTQLRNLETRLTYLRELEDRRAAILSSIGEQGKLSDELRNEIAAADTKSRLEDLYLPYKPKRRTRAQIAREAGLEPLADGLLADPTQTPDVAAAAFIDADKGVADGKAALEGARAILMERWGEDAALVGELRSWLNDNGVIRARVAEGKEEAGAKYRDYFDHAESLAKIPSHRLLALFRARREEFLYLDLDPGTDAEAGHQYAEGRVARSAGISNQGRPADRWLLDACRLTWRAKLHMHLLLDLFNQAREKAEAEAIAVFGDNLKDLMLAAPAGPRVVLGLDPGIRTGCKIAVVDATGKLVATETIYPHEPKRQWDQSLQTIKKLCMQHNVELIAIGNGTASRETDKLAGEAIALCGATKLQKVVVSEAGASVYSASEFAAKEFPELDVSLRGAVSIARRLQDPLAELVKIEPKAIGVGQYQHDVDQYRLAKALEARVEDCVNAVGVYVNTASAALLSRVSGLSGTVAENIVRHRDDNGPFKRRKDLLKVPRLGDKTFEQCAGFLRIADGDEPLDVSAVHPEAYPVVERIVANTGKPIKALLGDGSFLRGLKPELFTDEQFGVPTVRDILKELEKPGRDPRPEFKAAQFAEGIEDIKHLKPGMVLEGVVSNVAAFGAFVDIGVHQDGLVHISALSDTFVKDPRDVVKAGDIVKVKVLEVDVARKRIALTCRLSDTPPAADGAAQSRDTRGNGGPGQGRRDGGGGGRGPAQGNSKPRTTAPPADNALAAAFARAKRT, encoded by the coding sequence ATGCACGATAGCCAGCTTGCCCAGCAGATTGCTCGCACCATCGCCGATGAGATCGGTGCCCAACCCGCCCAGGCGCGCGCCGCCATCGCCCTCCTCGACGAAGGCGCCAGCGTGCCGTTCATCGCCCGCTACCGAAAGGAAGTCACTGGCGGCCTGGACGATACCCAGCTCCGTAACCTGGAAACGCGCCTGACCTATCTGCGCGAGCTGGAAGACCGCCGCGCGGCGATCCTGTCCAGCATTGGCGAGCAGGGCAAACTCAGCGACGAACTACGCAACGAGATCGCCGCTGCCGACACCAAGTCGCGGCTGGAAGACCTGTATCTGCCCTACAAGCCCAAGCGCCGCACGCGCGCGCAGATCGCGCGTGAAGCCGGGCTGGAGCCGTTGGCCGATGGCTTGCTGGCCGATCCGACGCAGACACCGGACGTCGCCGCTGCCGCATTCATCGACGCCGACAAGGGTGTGGCAGACGGCAAGGCTGCGCTGGAGGGCGCGCGCGCGATCCTGATGGAGCGCTGGGGCGAAGATGCCGCGCTGGTCGGCGAACTGCGCAGCTGGCTCAACGACAACGGGGTAATCCGCGCGCGCGTGGCCGAGGGCAAGGAAGAGGCCGGGGCCAAGTACCGCGATTACTTCGACCATGCCGAGTCGCTGGCAAAGATTCCCTCGCACCGGTTGCTGGCGCTGTTTCGCGCGCGCCGCGAGGAGTTTCTGTACCTGGATCTGGACCCGGGTACCGATGCCGAAGCCGGGCATCAGTACGCCGAAGGCCGCGTGGCGCGCAGCGCCGGCATTTCCAACCAGGGCCGCCCGGCCGACCGCTGGTTGCTGGACGCCTGCCGGCTGACCTGGCGCGCCAAGCTGCACATGCACCTGCTGCTGGACCTGTTCAACCAGGCGCGCGAAAAAGCCGAGGCCGAGGCAATTGCCGTGTTCGGCGACAACCTCAAGGACCTGATGCTGGCCGCGCCCGCCGGTCCACGCGTGGTGCTGGGACTGGATCCGGGCATCCGCACCGGCTGCAAGATCGCCGTGGTCGATGCCACCGGCAAGCTGGTGGCCACCGAGACGATCTATCCGCATGAGCCCAAGCGGCAGTGGGACCAGTCGCTGCAGACCATCAAGAAATTGTGCATGCAGCACAACGTGGAGCTGATCGCGATCGGCAACGGCACCGCCAGCCGCGAGACCGACAAACTGGCCGGCGAGGCGATTGCGTTGTGCGGGGCGACCAAGTTGCAGAAGGTCGTGGTCAGCGAGGCGGGTGCGTCGGTGTATTCGGCGTCCGAGTTTGCCGCCAAGGAATTTCCCGAGCTGGATGTCTCGCTGCGCGGCGCGGTGTCCATCGCGCGGCGCCTGCAGGACCCGCTGGCCGAGCTGGTCAAGATCGAGCCCAAGGCGATCGGCGTGGGCCAGTACCAGCACGACGTGGATCAGTACCGCCTGGCCAAGGCGCTGGAGGCGCGGGTGGAAGACTGCGTCAACGCGGTTGGCGTTTACGTCAACACTGCTTCGGCGGCGCTGCTGTCGCGCGTGTCCGGCCTGTCCGGCACGGTGGCGGAGAATATCGTGCGCCATCGCGACGACAACGGCCCGTTCAAGCGCCGCAAGGACCTGCTGAAGGTGCCGCGTCTGGGCGACAAGACCTTCGAACAATGCGCCGGTTTCCTGCGCATCGCCGATGGCGACGAGCCGCTGGACGTGTCGGCAGTGCATCCAGAAGCCTATCCGGTGGTGGAGCGCATCGTGGCCAACACCGGCAAGCCGATCAAGGCGTTGCTGGGCGACGGCAGCTTCCTGCGCGGCCTCAAGCCGGAGCTGTTCACCGACGAACAGTTCGGCGTACCGACCGTGCGCGACATCCTCAAGGAGCTGGAAAAACCCGGCCGCGACCCGCGCCCGGAGTTCAAGGCCGCGCAGTTTGCCGAAGGCATCGAGGACATCAAGCACCTCAAGCCGGGCATGGTGCTGGAAGGTGTGGTGAGCAACGTGGCCGCGTTCGGCGCCTTCGTCGATATCGGCGTGCACCAGGATGGGCTGGTGCATATCTCGGCGTTGTCGGACACATTCGTCAAGGATCCGCGCGATGTGGTCAAGGCCGGCGACATCGTCAAGGTCAAGGTGCTGGAAGTGGACGTGGCGCGCAAGCGCATCGCACTGACCTGCCGTCTGTCCGACACGCCGCCGGCGGCCGATGGCGCGGCGCAGTCGCGCGATACGCGCGGCAATGGCGGGCCGGGGCAGGGCCGTCGCGACGGTGGTGGTGGTGGACGTGGACCGGCGCAGGGCAACAGCAAGCCGCGCACCACCGCTCCCCCGGCCGATAACGCACTGGCTGCCGCATTCGCCCGCGCCAAGCGCACCTGA
- a CDS encoding FAD-dependent oxidoreductase — MDLKSGYPFWSIRNGLMRAYPRLEQDIHSEVVIVGGGVTAALIAHELLRNGHEVVVVEQREIGWGSTSASTALLQYEIDTPLIDLAKQHGMPAAALAYGACAQAIVDLQDLCDSVGGCDFTRQDSLYYASRARDLSDLRDELDARQTHRLPVEWVDREALWHDYGVRSDGAILSRLAASVDPYRLCYRLFAECEQYGARIFDRTTIAAIIPHDQHVRLRTRDGVVLHAKHVILAAGYGNQQWLSQRVARNRSSYAFVTDPLHDSEIGALKHTMMWETARPYLYMRSTPDGRVVAGGEDDNVDIPARRDARVQGKLKTLLKKIGKTMPDARLRPVFSWGGTFAETADGLPFFGTHAEQGPRVSFAMAYGGNGITYSAIGAGLLRAQLEGKPHPLSELFGFSRLG; from the coding sequence ATGGACCTCAAAAGTGGCTACCCGTTCTGGTCGATCCGAAACGGATTGATGCGTGCCTATCCACGCCTGGAGCAAGACATCCACAGCGAGGTGGTGATCGTGGGCGGCGGAGTGACCGCGGCGCTGATCGCGCACGAACTGCTGCGCAATGGCCATGAAGTGGTGGTGGTCGAACAACGCGAAATCGGCTGGGGCAGTACCTCGGCCAGCACGGCGCTGCTGCAGTATGAAATCGATACGCCACTGATCGACCTGGCCAAACAGCATGGCATGCCGGCTGCCGCGCTTGCCTATGGCGCCTGCGCGCAGGCCATCGTCGATCTGCAGGATCTGTGCGACAGCGTTGGCGGTTGCGATTTCACCCGCCAGGACAGCCTGTATTACGCCAGCCGTGCACGCGACCTGAGCGACCTGCGTGACGAGCTCGACGCACGCCAGACGCATCGGCTGCCGGTGGAATGGGTCGACCGCGAGGCGTTATGGCACGATTACGGCGTGCGCTCGGACGGCGCAATCCTCAGCCGCCTTGCCGCCAGCGTCGACCCGTATCGCCTCTGCTACCGCCTGTTTGCCGAGTGCGAGCAATACGGCGCACGCATCTTTGATCGCACCACCATCGCCGCCATCATCCCGCACGATCAACACGTCCGATTACGCACGCGCGATGGCGTCGTGCTGCACGCCAAGCACGTGATCCTGGCTGCAGGCTATGGCAACCAGCAGTGGCTGTCGCAGCGCGTGGCACGCAATCGCAGCAGCTATGCCTTCGTGACCGACCCGCTGCACGACAGCGAGATCGGCGCGCTCAAGCACACCATGATGTGGGAGACCGCACGCCCGTATCTGTACATGCGCAGCACCCCCGATGGCCGTGTGGTGGCCGGTGGCGAAGACGACAACGTGGACATCCCCGCACGCCGCGATGCGCGCGTGCAGGGCAAACTGAAGACGCTGCTGAAAAAGATCGGCAAGACCATGCCGGACGCGCGTCTACGCCCGGTGTTTTCGTGGGGCGGCACGTTTGCCGAAACCGCCGACGGCCTGCCCTTCTTCGGCACGCATGCCGAGCAAGGCCCACGCGTATCGTTCGCGATGGCCTACGGCGGCAACGGCATCACCTACAGCGCAATCGGCGCCGGCTTGCTGCGTGCGCAACTGGAAGGAAAGCCGCACCCGTTGTCGGAACTGTTCGGATTTTCGCGATTGGGTTGA